A window of the Actinobacillus genomosp. 1 genome harbors these coding sequences:
- the ptsH gene encoding phosphocarrier protein Hpr, with the protein MYSKDVVITAPNGLHTRPAAEFVKAAKGFASDITVTSGGKSSSAKSLFKLQTLGLTQGTTITISAEGEDEQKAVDFLVDLIPTLE; encoded by the coding sequence ATGTACTCAAAAGACGTTGTTATTACTGCACCTAACGGTTTACATACTCGCCCTGCGGCCGAGTTCGTTAAAGCGGCTAAAGGTTTTGCATCGGATATTACGGTAACTTCCGGCGGTAAAAGCTCAAGTGCTAAAAGTCTGTTTAAACTTCAAACATTAGGTTTAACTCAAGGTACAACAATCACTATTTCTGCTGAAGGTGAAGATGAGCAAAAAGCGGTTGATTTCTTAGTAGATTTAATCCCTACTTTAGAATAA
- the ptsI gene encoding phosphoenolpyruvate-protein phosphotransferase PtsI yields the protein MITGIAASPGVVFGKALVLKEEPIVLNTKKITADQIDAEKAKFFAGREKAAAQLTAIKEKAKRTLGEEKEAIFEGHLMILEDEELEEEILGYIADNLVTADVAASKVIDMQASMLAEIDDEYLKERAGDIRDIGNRLLRNILNMHIIDLGDIQEEVILVAYDLTPSETAQLNLDKVLGFITDIGGRTSHTSIMARSLELPAIVGTNDITARVKTGDTLILDAVNNQIHINPSDAALAEFKAIQERVAAEKAELAKLKDLPAETLDGHRIEVAGNIGTIRDVDGVLRNGGESVGLYRTEFLFMDRSELPGEDEQFEAYKEIVEAMNGKQVVLRTMDIGGDKELPYLNLPKEMNPFLGWRAVRIGLTRREILDTQLRAVLRASAFGKLAVMFPMIISVEEIRELKAIVAELKAQLRAEGKAFDENLQLGIMVETPSAAVNARHLAKEADFFSIGTNDLTQYTLAVDRGNEIIAHLYNPLSPSVLNLIKQVIDASHAEGKWTGMCGELAGDVRATALLLGMGLDEFSMSAISVPHVKKLARSINYADAKALADEALAQPTAADIEKLVNDFYAKLN from the coding sequence ATGATTACAGGTATCGCTGCTTCTCCGGGTGTTGTATTCGGTAAAGCACTTGTATTGAAAGAAGAACCTATTGTACTCAATACTAAAAAAATTACAGCAGATCAAATTGACGCTGAAAAAGCAAAATTCTTTGCCGGTCGTGAAAAAGCGGCGGCACAATTAACAGCAATTAAAGAGAAAGCAAAACGTACTCTCGGTGAAGAAAAAGAAGCTATCTTTGAAGGTCATTTAATGATCTTGGAAGATGAAGAGCTGGAAGAAGAAATTCTGGGCTATATTGCGGATAATCTTGTAACGGCGGATGTTGCGGCAAGTAAAGTTATTGATATGCAGGCATCTATGTTGGCAGAAATTGATGACGAATACCTAAAAGAACGTGCCGGCGATATTCGTGATATCGGTAACCGTTTATTACGCAATATTTTAAATATGCACATCATCGATTTAGGTGATATTCAAGAGGAAGTTATTTTAGTTGCTTACGACTTAACGCCTTCCGAAACCGCACAATTAAATTTAGATAAAGTGTTAGGTTTTATTACCGATATCGGCGGTCGTACTTCGCATACTTCAATTATGGCTCGTTCATTAGAACTTCCCGCCATTGTCGGTACAAACGATATTACCGCTCGTGTTAAAACCGGCGATACATTAATTTTGGATGCGGTAAATAACCAAATTCATATTAATCCTTCCGATGCGGCACTTGCCGAATTTAAAGCGATTCAAGAACGCGTTGCAGCGGAAAAAGCCGAACTTGCGAAATTAAAAGATTTACCGGCGGAAACTTTAGACGGTCACCGTATCGAAGTCGCAGGTAACATCGGTACAATCCGTGATGTGGACGGCGTATTACGTAACGGCGGTGAGTCAGTCGGTTTATATCGTACCGAATTCTTGTTTATGGATCGCAGCGAATTACCGGGCGAAGACGAACAATTTGAAGCCTATAAAGAAATTGTCGAAGCAATGAACGGTAAACAAGTTGTACTGCGTACCATGGATATCGGCGGCGATAAAGAGTTACCGTACCTAAACTTACCGAAAGAAATGAATCCGTTCTTAGGTTGGCGAGCGGTGCGTATCGGTTTAACACGTCGTGAAATCTTAGATACGCAATTACGTGCGGTGTTACGTGCATCGGCATTCGGTAAATTAGCGGTTATGTTCCCGATGATTATCTCGGTTGAAGAAATTCGTGAATTAAAAGCCATCGTTGCGGAATTAAAAGCACAGCTCCGTGCCGAAGGTAAAGCATTCGATGAAAACCTTCAATTAGGTATCATGGTCGAAACGCCGTCTGCTGCAGTCAATGCTCGTCATCTTGCGAAAGAAGCGGATTTCTTCAGTATCGGTACTAACGACTTAACCCAATATACTTTAGCGGTTGATCGCGGTAACGAAATTATTGCACATTTATATAATCCGTTAAGTCCATCGGTATTGAACTTAATCAAACAAGTAATTGACGCTTCACATGCTGAAGGTAAATGGACCGGTATGTGCGGCGAGTTAGCCGGCGATGTTCGTGCGACCGCATTATTATTAGGTATGGGCTTAGACGAATTCAGTATGAGTGCGATTTCCGTTCCTCATGTTAAGAAACTTGCTCGTTCAATCAACTATGCCGATGCGAAAGCATTAGCGGACGAGGCATTAGCTCAACCGACCGCAGCGGATATTGAAAAACTAGTCAATGACTTTTACGCTAAACTGAACTAA
- the thiP gene encoding thiamine/thiamine pyrophosphate ABC transporter permease ThiP, translating to MTKFLHPFMTKENLTRSLSKSTAWLVYGIIVTVYAMSLFALIAHRQDDGMWSFFDVLPILKYSGLQAGLSAGLSCILGILLARAFFYLDFFGKAYLYKILSFVWALPSLVVIFALIGFWGNSGWMAKFLQGIGIEWQFKLYGLHGILLAHVFFNVPLVTKYCVESLQLIPSSQHRLAAQMNLKGWSYFKIVELPMLSGMLPYAFANVFLICFTSFPIVLMLGGSPKYSTLEVAIYQAVTFEFDFAKAVILIMVQLAVGILLQLLMDFTTKYAFNNAKQYTPVVDMIWKPKPIGWQKKGLQIVLLLQSLLIILPLASVIWSGISVSNLSERLLNSALWEAAWFSLLLSLIASGSVLCIAYLLALETRQLAFKHKKLQYSILSGVATYPLILPVFLLAVGLFLLLMEIELSTSHLLWLVGICNGLILLPYIYRLIFAAMWHSLTAQDKLARSLGLSGFRRWWIVEKNYLIRPLIGAFALAMSSSLGSFAVIAFFGSPDFSSLPYLLYQQLGSYRTEDAAVTALVLMLFTLLPFLFIEQKEKLK from the coding sequence ATGACAAAATTTCTTCACCCGTTTATGACAAAGGAAAATCTCACTCGTTCCTTATCAAAAAGCACCGCTTGGTTGGTATATGGCATCATTGTAACGGTTTACGCAATGAGCTTATTCGCCTTGATAGCGCACCGACAAGATGACGGTATGTGGAGCTTTTTCGATGTATTGCCGATTCTGAAATATAGCGGTTTACAAGCCGGATTATCCGCCGGACTTTCTTGCATCTTAGGCATCTTATTAGCCAGAGCCTTCTTTTATTTAGATTTTTTCGGGAAAGCTTATCTTTATAAAATTCTCTCTTTTGTTTGGGCGTTGCCTTCGCTTGTCGTTATTTTTGCGTTAATCGGCTTCTGGGGAAATTCAGGTTGGATGGCGAAGTTTTTGCAGGGGATAGGTATTGAATGGCAATTCAAATTGTACGGTTTACACGGTATCTTACTTGCCCATGTCTTTTTTAACGTACCGCTGGTGACAAAATATTGTGTAGAAAGTTTGCAGCTTATACCAAGCAGCCAACATCGTTTAGCGGCTCAAATGAATTTGAAAGGTTGGTCTTATTTTAAGATCGTTGAATTACCGATGTTAAGCGGGATGTTACCTTATGCTTTTGCCAACGTCTTTTTAATTTGTTTTACCAGTTTTCCAATCGTTCTCATGTTAGGCGGCAGTCCGAAATACAGCACTTTGGAAGTTGCTATCTATCAAGCGGTGACTTTTGAGTTTGATTTTGCAAAAGCGGTCATATTGATTATGGTGCAATTAGCGGTAGGTATTTTATTACAACTGTTAATGGATTTTACCACCAAGTATGCTTTTAATAACGCCAAACAATATACGCCGGTGGTGGATATGATTTGGAAACCTAAGCCAATCGGTTGGCAAAAGAAAGGATTGCAAATCGTACTGCTGTTGCAAAGTTTATTGATTATTTTACCGCTTGCCAGTGTGATTTGGTCCGGTATTTCCGTTTCCAATTTAAGTGAGCGACTATTAAATTCGGCGTTATGGGAAGCCGCTTGGTTTTCATTATTGCTGAGTTTAATCGCATCCGGTTCGGTATTATGTATTGCCTATTTATTAGCGTTGGAAACCAGACAGCTGGCATTTAAACATAAAAAATTGCAATATAGTATTTTGAGCGGTGTCGCGACTTACCCTTTGATTTTACCGGTATTTCTTTTAGCGGTCGGTTTATTTCTATTGCTAATGGAGATTGAATTAAGCACATCTCACTTATTATGGTTAGTCGGTATTTGTAACGGCTTAATTCTATTACCTTATATTTATCGTCTTATTTTTGCCGCAATGTGGCATTCACTTACCGCACAAGATAAATTAGCACGCAGTTTAGGGCTAAGCGGGTTTCGCCGTTGGTGGATTGTGGAAAAAAATTATTTAATTAGGCCGCTTATCGGTGCGTTTGCCCTAGCAATGTCTTCTAGCTTAGGAAGTTTTGCGGTTATTGCTTTTTTCGGAAGCCCGGATTTTAGCTCGTTACCTTATTTGTTATATCAACAACTCGGCAGTTATCGAACCGAAGATGCGGCGGTGACCGCTTTAGTATTGATGCTATTCACCTTATTACCGTTTTTATTTATAGAACAAAAAGAGAAACTTAAATGA